The following proteins are encoded in a genomic region of Hirundo rustica isolate bHirRus1 chromosome 3, bHirRus1.pri.v3, whole genome shotgun sequence:
- the SPRTN gene encoding DNA-dependent metalloprotease SPRTN: MEDEDFLLALRLQKEWEEQDKVAAAAAAKRPDVSPYRSSLRPLSVVDEAWELLDPSPDVHALFVQFNQTLFWGKLEAVTVSWSPRMTSSAGICSYHERSGLCSIRLSEPLLKLRPRKDLVETLLHEMIHALLFVTHNYKDRESHGPEFCKHMRRINLLTGANVTIYHNFYDEINLYRQHWWRCNGPCQSRAPYFGYVKRSMNRAPSAHDFWWDEHQRTCGGTFTKVKEPEKFSEKSKQKTQTAKPPHFKSPIKGKTQMHGVQDLTPFSGMGYRLGGGDGVLSEKNTNASTCTGNSEAHGSLHHSAVRTIPFPKNEIKLEKLPHHGIFPLHTSGASEKSNLALKREFPKASAANTEDDENDCGLPARIARVAEETSSQSSPAGKRAMPSSNRSPKQICLEQTPRAQGASKKKSLECVNTLRQWPKKDDKTAFEKYFIKKEGTDVTTTTKTRAEFTQSSASPSNPVREDRRVSCPVCETDVLESKINEHLDTCLV, translated from the exons ATGGAGGACGAGGACTTCTTGTTGGCGCTCAGGCTGCAGAAGGAGTGGGAAGAACAGGACAAGgtggcggcagcagcagcagcaaagcgCCCTGATGTCTCTCCGTACCGCTCGTCCCTCCGGCCGCTGTCGGTGGTGGACGAGGCGTGGGAGCTGCTGGACCCCAGCCCCGACGTGCATGCCTTGTTCGTGCAGTTCAACCAGACGCTCTTCTGGGGCAAGCTGGAGGCTGTCACGGTGTCCTGGAGCCCCCGCATGACCAG ctctgCTGGTATCTGTTCATATCACGAAAGAAGTGGGTTGTGTTCCATTCGCCTCAGTGAGCCGCTTCTAAAGTTACGGCCAAGGAAGGATCTTGTGGAG ACACTGTTGCACGAAATGATCCATGCCCTGCTCTTTGTTACTCATAACTACAAAGATCGCGAGTCTCATGGACCGGAGTTCTGCAAGCACATGCGTCGCATTAATCTCCTGACTGGAGCCAATGTCACG ATCTATCACAATTTTTATGATGAGATTAATTTGTACCGCCAGCACTGGTGGCGATGCAATGGCCCCTGCCAAAGCAGAGCGCCCTACTTTGGGTATGTGAAGCGCTCAATGAACAGAGCACCCTCTGCACATGACTTCTGGTGGGATGAGCATCAAAGGACATGTGGGGGCACGTTCACAAAAGTGAAGGAGCCAGAGAAATTCTCAGAGAAGTCCAAGCAGAAAACTCAGACAGCAAAACCTCCACATTTCAAGTCACCTATCAAAg GCAAGACACAAATGCATGGTGTGCAGGACCTGACTCCTTTTAGTGGAATGGGATATCGGCTTGGAGGAGGGGACGGTGtactttcagagaaaaacacaaatgcCAGCACCTGCACTGGAAACAGTGAAGCACATGGCTCACTGCATCACTCAGCAGTAAGGACAATACCATTCCCTAAAAATGagataaaactggaaaaattacCCCATCATGGCATCTTTCCGCTTCATACCAGTGGTGCCAGTGAGAAGAGCAACTTGGCTTTAAAGCGTGAGTTTCCGAAAGCCTCTGCTGCTAATACAGAAGATGATGAGAACGACTGTGGATTGCCTGCTAGGATTGCTCGTGTTGCTGAAGAAACATCAAGCCAAAGCTCACCAGCTGGCAAGAGGGCTATGCCATCTTCTAACCGGTCACCGAAACAAATTTGTTTGGAGCAGACCCCAAGAGCTCAGGGTGCATCTAAGAAAAAAAGCTTAGAATGTGTTAATACACTGCGGCAATGGCCAAAAAAGGATGACAAAACTGCCTTTGAAAAGTATTTCATCAAAAAGGAGGGTACTGATGTCACTACAACTACAAAAACCAGAGCTGAATTTACGCAGTCCTCTGCAAGTCCTAGCAATCCTGTGAGGGAGGATAGAAGAGTCAGTTGTCCTGTTTGTGAGACTGACGTTTTGGAATCTAAAATAAATGAACACCTTGATACTTGTCTTGTGTAA
- the EXOC8 gene encoding exocyst complex component 8 — protein MALSLGEGGGGSRLRRQLESGGFAAGEYVKQLSQQSDGDRDLQEHRQRIQALSEETAQSLKRNVYQNYRQFIETAREISYLESEMYQLSHILTEQKGIMEAVTQALLLQADRDDPALGARRAAAAADPFLPLSAKDAAANEEGRQRTLTTLLEKVEGCRDLLPESPGKYLVYNGDLLEYDADHMAQIQRVHAFLMNDCLLVATALPNRRGAYRYDALYPLDGLAVVNVKDNPPMKDMFKLLMFPESRIFQAENAKIKKEWLEVLEETKRNRALSEKRRLEQEALPRPAPTPPESTNPFDEEEDEDEPSAEEEVVDLSLEWIQELPEDLDVCIAQRDFEGAVDLLDKLNEYLADKPVSQPVKELRAKVDERVRQLTDVLVFELSPDRSLRGGPRATRRAVSQLIRLGQSTKACELFLKNRAAAVHTAIRQLRIEGATLLYIHKLCHVFFTSLLETAREFETDFAGNNGCYSAFVVWARSSMRMFVDAFSKQVFDSKESLSTAAECVKVAKEHCKQLSEIGLDLTFIIHALLVKDIKGALQSYKDIIIEATKHRNSEEMWRKMNLMTPEALGKLREEMRSCGVGNFDQYTGDDCWVNLSYTVVAFTKQTMAFLEEALKLYFPELHMVLLESLVEIILVAVQHVDYSLRCEQDPEKKAFIRQNASFLYETVLPVVEKRFEEGVGKPAKQLQDLRNASRLMRVNPESTTSVV, from the exons ATGGCGCTGTCGCTGGGCgagggcggcggcgggagccggCTGCGGCGGCAGCTGGAGTCGGGCGGCTTCGCGGCGGGCGAGTACGTGAAGCAGCTGTCGCAGCAGTCGGACGGGGACCGGGACCTGCAGGAGCACCGGCAGCGCATCCAGGCGCTGAGCGAGGAGACGGCGCAGAGCCTGAAGCGCAACGTCTACCAAAACTACCGGCAATTCATCGAGACGGCGCGGGAGATCAGCTACCTGGAGAGCGAGATGTACCAGCTCAGCCACATCCTCACCGAGCAGAAGGGCATCATGGAGGCCGTCACCCaggccctgctcctccaggccGACCGCGACGACCCCGCGCTgggcgcccgccgcgccgccgccgccgccgaccCCTTCCTGCCGCTGTCGGCCAAGGATGCGGCGGCCAACGAGGAGGGGCGGCAGCGCACTCTCACCACCCTCCTGGAGAAGGTGGAGGGCTGCCGCGACCTCCTGCCCGAGAGCCCCGGCAAGTACCTGGTCTACAACGGCGACCTGCTGGAGTACGACGCCGACCACATGGCGCAGATCCAGCGGGTGCACGCCTTCCTCATGAACGACTGCCTGCTCGTGGCCACCGCCCTGCCCAACCGCCGCGGCGCCTACCGCTACGACGCCCTGTACCCCCTCGACGGGCTGGCCGTGGTCAACGTCAAGGACAACCCGCCTATGAAGGACATGTTCAAGCTGCTCATGTTCCCCGAGAGCCGCATCTTCCAGGCCGAGAACGCCAAGATCAAGAAGGAgtggctggaggtgctggaggagaCCAAGCGCAACCGCGCCCTCAGCGAGAAGCGGCGCCTGGAGCAGGAggccctgccccggcccgcccccACGCCCCCCGAATCCACCAACCCCTTCgacgaggaggaggacgaggatGAGCCCTCCGCTGAGGAGGAGGTTGTTGACCTCTCGCTGGAGTGGATCCAGGAGCTGCCCGAGGACCTGGACGTCTGCATCGCTCAGCGGGACTTCGAGGGGGCGGTGGACCTCTTGGATAAACTGAACGAGTACCTGGCGGACAAGCCTGTGAGCCAGCCCGTGAAGGAGCTGCGGGCCAAGGTGGACGAGCGCGTCCGGCAGCTCACGGATGTCCTGGTGTTCGAGCTGTCTCCAGACCGCTCGCTGCGGGGAGGGCCGCGGGCCACCCGCCGGGCCGTGTCCCAGCTCATTCGCCTGGGCCAGTCCACCAAGGCCTGCGAGCTGTTCCTGAAGAACCGGGCGGCCGCGGTGCACACGGCCATCCGGCAGCTGCGCATCGAGGGCGCCACGCTCCTCTACATCCACAAGCTCTGCCACGTCTTCTTCACCAGCCTCCTGGAGACGGCCAGGGAGTTCGAGACGGACTTCGCCGGCAACAACGGCTGCTACTCGGCCTTTGTTGTCTGGGCCCGCTCGTCCATGAGGATGTTTGTAGATGCCTTCAGTAAGCAAGTATTTGATAGCAAAGAGAGTTTGTCGACTGCGGCAGAGTGTGTCAAG GTAGCTAAAGAACACTGCAAGCAGCTGAGCGAGATTGGACTGGATCTCACCTTCATCATTCATGCCCTCTTGGTAAAGGATATCAAAGGTGCTTTACAGAGCTACAAGGATATCATCATCGAGGCCACCAAGCACCGCAACTCCGAGGAGATGTGGAGAAAGATGAACCTGATGACTCCAGAGGCGCTGGGGAAGctcagggaggagatgaggagctGTGGGGTGGGCAATTTTGACCAGTACACGGGTGATGACTGCTGGGTCAACCTCAGTTACACTGTAGTAGCTTTCACTAAGCAGACTATGGCCTTCTTGGAGGAGGCGTTAAAGCTTTACTTTCCAGAGCTGCATATGGTTCTTCTGGAGAGTCTCGTGGAAATCATCCTGGTGGCTGTCCAGCATGTCGATTACAGTTTACGGTGTGAACAGGACCCTGAGAAAAAAGCGTTCATTAGGCAGAACGCCTCTTTCCTGTATGAAACTGTCCTTCCTGTTGTGGAAAAAAGGTTTGAGGAAGGAGTTGGAAAGCCAGCCAAGCAGCTACAGGATCTGAGAAATGCCTCAAGATTGATGCGTGTAAATCCGGAAAGTACCACCTCTGTGGTGTGA